The Verrucomicrobiota bacterium genomic interval CTTGAATTGCAGCACGGCCAAATATTTGCCGCCACCCGCCGAGTGGGCATAGACATTGAGCAACCGGCCCGGCATCGCTGCCTCCACCAGACGCAAAATACTGGCCTCGGTGGGGATGCCGCACAGGTTGACATGCTCTTCTCCCGGTCCCACCAGCGTTTGCAGAATGGGGTTTCGGCGATGGGTGACCGCCTTGACCTTGATCACCGGCAGGGCTGACTGTGCTTTGCCATTATATCCCGGGAATTCGGGCATGGCATAGCCGGTGCCGGTATTCTGATCCTCGCACACCCGTACGTTTGGCAGAATCTCCCCTTCGATCACAATTTCCGCACGTGCCAGCGCCTTTTGACGAACCGTCAAGCCATCCACCAATTCCACCGGGTGCCCACGCAACGCGCCGGCAATGGTCAATTCATTGAACCCCAGCGGAGTGGTGGGCGCTTCAAAACAGGCGGCGACGTAAATGGCCGGGTCCAAACCCATGTTAATCGTCACGGGCAACGGTTGGCCGGCAGCCTCCGCCTTCTGGCGGAATGCGTCAATGTGGCGTCCCGGCACGAAATAAATGGAAAGTTCATCGCGACTCTGCACACATAGACGGTGAATGGTCACATCCGTATCGCCCGTGACCGGATCACTGCCCAACACGAGGCCCAGGTTAAAATATGGCCCGGCGTCCGCCTCGGTATTGGTGGGCGCTGGCAACAATCGGCGCAGGTCAAAACCGGGGTCGGTGGCCCGATGCACCACTTCCTGGCAAGATGCCTGCGCCGCCGCAACCTGGATGGGTTCGATGGGCCGCGACACCGCGGCATTCAAATGAAAGGCGAGCCGATCTGGAGGAACCCCCAGCAACAACGCGACCCGCTCGCGGCTGGCCATGAGTCCCACCAACACC includes:
- a CDS encoding UbiD family decarboxylase, with product MNLSHPNQADSGIVDLRSALVRLEKYPGQLISTDQPVDAHAELAGVYKIIGAGGTVPRPTRVGPAMIFNRVKGYEDVRVLVGLMASRERVALLLGVPPDRLAFHLNAAVSRPIEPIQVAAAQASCQEVVHRATDPGFDLRRLLPAPTNTEADAGPYFNLGLVLGSDPVTGDTDVTIHRLCVQSRDELSIYFVPGRHIDAFRQKAEAAGQPLPVTINMGLDPAIYVAACFEAPTTPLGFNELTIAGALRGHPVELVDGLTVRQKALARAEIVIEGEILPNVRVCEDQNTGTGYAMPEFPGYNGKAQSALPVIKVKAVTHRRNPILQTLVGPGEEHVNLCGIPTEASILRLVEAAMPGRLLNVYAHSAGGGKYLAVLQFKKASAADEGRQRQAALLAFAAFSELKHVILVDEDVDLFDSNDVLWAMTTRYQGDASTVFIPGVRCHPLDPSQSPEFSPSIREPGTGCKTIFDCTVPFAMKTRFQRPQFMEVDPRPFAPGLFPAP